The sequence TGTAtagaatgatattaaaaataatagaatataataTACTAGAATGGATTAGTACATcctagaataaaatagaatagaatatatGCAAAATGACTAGAATAGTCTaagatagaataaaaaatattataataaaatagacTGGAATAGAATATACTAGAATATATTAGACTAAAAGAGACTGGAATATAATAGAATGAAACAGAATAGAATATAATAGATACAAATAGAATATACGAGACTAAAATAGAATAGAATGCAATAGACTAGACGAGTATGCAGAACAATAGACTAGACTAGAATAGACTAGGCTAGTAAACTAGGCTACTACAGACAAGTATAGACTAGAATATATCTGACTATAGTAGACTAGACGACAATGTCATATACTTAAATAGATCAGAACAGACTAACAtagaatgaaaaagaataaactagATCAGAATAGAATAGGCTGGCCTCAAGTAGAATATAATACAATAGACTGGAATAGACTGGAATAGAATTGTATAGGCAAGTACACATTAGACTAGAATAGATTAGAttataatagaatagaatagactAGAATTAAATATACTACAATATAATAGACTAGAATAGAACATACAAGAATAGATTAGAATAGAATTGActagaatataatataatatagtaGAATAAACTTAAATGGATGAGAATAGACTGGTATAGAATAGACTAgtataaaatagaatagaatacaATAGAATAGAAACTAATGGAATAGTAGAGACTTGTATAAACAAGAATAGACTAGAATATAATGGTATAAAATAGACTAATATAGGCAAGAATAGATGAGACttgaatagaaaataatataaaagactaTAATACAATAGACGAGAACATACAAGATTGGTATTGGTAAGAATAAACTGGAATATATTATACTAGAATAGAATGGAATCAAATGTAATTGATTTTAATGGAATAGACTCGAATAGAATACAACAGAATAGAAAATACTGTAACAGAATAGACTAGTATAGGATAAGAATAGACTAGAATATATTATAATGTAATAGAATATAATAGACTAGTATAGACAATAATAGATAAAACTTGCATAGAATAGAACAGACTACAATACAATAGACCAGAATATACTAGACTAGTATTGGTTAAAATAGACCAGAATATACTGTAATATATTGTACTAGAATAGAATAGACTCAAATataatagatttaaatataatagacttgaaaagaataaaatattctagaatGGATTGGAATAGACTAGAGTAGAATAGAATACATGGAAATACAATAGATTAGACTAGTATAGACAAAAATAGACTAGAATATATTAGACTAGAAGAAACAAGAATATAGTAGAATCGaacaaaatataatacaataaactAAAATAGACTGGAATGAAATAGAGTAGACTAGTATAGAGAAGAGACTAGATTAGAATAGGATATACTATTTTAGATTAGACTAGAATAGAATGGAATATAATAGATAAGAATAGACTAGACTAGAATAGATTAGACTAGAATAAAttagaatagaataaaatataatggaATGGAAAAGAAAATAATACACTAAAATGGAATAGGACAGGATAGAATAGAACAAGATTAAGTTCAATTGAAtactataattaattattgtgataacgtaaaataaaaaaattaaggacaagaatttatgtatattacgaaaataaataaactaaatagaTACATTTCTGAAGAACGATCTTCAATTATGCATTGATAATTActcgtaatttcaaaacaaatattatctaacaaaaaggaattttttttctctttagccgataagaatatatttatttttcgatgaTTCGCAGATATTCACTATTGTCGTACGAGATGTAAAAACGATCAGACTTGAAATTAGTTTAGTAATTTCCAATCCATTGAAGTGGTCAGATAGAAAATAGTACACCTTTCAATATGAAAACTTTCGTCGCAATTTTGGGGATCTGTATAGTAGGAATCCTGGTAGAAATATtaactgtttatattttttgttatttttttttgaattcaacatATTGTCTACAATatcatttttaaagctttattgATAGTTTTAGCTTTATAATATTTcagtatttgaatattattaatattgtaataataaaagtcaaaacatttaatttaataaacaaaaatagtatatgtttataaaaattaaaaggaaaactatattatttgaatctaaatatgaaaaatactttttgccttttatttataatttttatcattctaGGCTGAAGTCACAGATGAAGAAAAAGCTAAATTATTTGAGCCTGATGAAAAAACCTGCATGAAGCAAACTGGAATTGATGAAGGTATAgtataaatatttgtatgttattgCATATATTTGatcatgattaaaatattttaaagaatcgaAATAGAAgattcttgaaataataaaattgccgtcAATTTAAAACTCCCAAATTGGAACGTTCTCGATGATTTATAACATTatctagttttaaaattgaaattgcctacaaattgtattacaaaaaataatagagagcaattttaaaaaaatctgttgaaaagtttaataaatttcgcgTCAAACATTAGTCTGGAGacatctcgaaaaataaaatttccgaaaaagaaaataagtattcgaaataaaaaaattccgattttgtacATTCCCAGATAATAAGGAACTTTCCTGcatcgagaatttaatttttcaagattttctagTCGTCCctataaattgttaataaagaaCATGAGCAATAGAAATTGAAAATAGTCGCAATTTtcacaatttgtttacaaaatgatTGTCGGTCCAAATTATTTCAGGTATGCTTGAGaagcttctaaaagaaaaaaacatggACCAGAATAATAAAAAGCTCTCTTGTTTCGTGGCTTGTATGTCAAAAACAATTGGAtgggtaaatattaatttttttcgaattgtaaaagaatataaaacatttatcaataattaaccaaaattttttttagatgaatgcTGACGGTTCAATCAACGAAAGCAAGCTCATAGTTCGAGGCGGCGTTGATAAGCAGAGAGCTGTGATGATGAGGAACAAGTGTAAAGTTATGAGTAAGtaggaaaactaaattttttatttttttaagatatacataatttattcgaaattgtttccgaaatgtatttttcttacatttttagagGGAGCTAACGATTGCGAGACCGCATGGAAAGTAATAAACTGCATGTATGAAGaggataaattgttataaaaaagaatttcaatattttagaaagacATATTTTTCTTGTGTAatgtaaatacaaatttaagcTAGAAATCCGATTGCTATATGCAAAGGGTACCATTTTTTAATAGCGAAAAATGTAaagatttcttataaataaagaatataattcacaattgttttatttttccttgCTAACTCAAACCTCCTAAATTTTAACTCAAATCCCCTAACTCTTAAATAACGCCTTTTAACCCTCAATTCCTAACCGCGAACTCACAACTCCAACCTCACAACTTCAAAATCCTAACTTACAACTTCAAACTCCTAAATGACAAGGCCTATCTCCCAAACCCTTACCCACATCtaaaataagacacttatcacTAGTGAATCAGACAATCTTATTCTTCTaccaaaatcatctgcgaacaactttTTTCCAACGCCCACCCCTGCCTCATCATTGCTATTGCTTTTCTCCCTCTCTCTTTTCTATGATCATGTACTCTGCCATTCCTCTGAAACAGTAAGCCCTGGTATACTAATTCTCTTACTTCCTGCACCGCGTTTCGCTTCCACTTCCGACGACCTCCCTTAGAACGACCTCTCTTATTTCCTGAACCTTCTATCATTCCGGCCTCTAGCTTACTTTTCACATTCGCTCTTAAAatcgcaaaaagcgttgggcCCCTCTCTCCCCTCCTGTAACCCTATCTTTTGTCTCTTTATATATCTCCCTCACCTTCTCGATCAAGTCTCTCTCCATTATTCTCTCTTATATCGCCTTCTTCAGCCTCCTATACACCAACACTGTCACGTATACTTTGTAAGTCATGTTCATTAGAATAATCTCTCTATAATTGTCCTATCTTTATTTTCTTGTGTATGCAGTGgcacgatcaacccctccctccccCTGTTGGGAATCTCTCAACCCTACACACTTTCTTCACTGCCCTCTTCAGCCTCTCtcttacctcttgtgtgctaaATAGCCAGGCTTCGTCCTCTACTCCGTCCAGTCCCGCAGCCTTAGATCTTCTCAACTTCCTTATTTGATTCTCTATATCCTCATCATAAACCACCTCTCAATGAACCTCTCTCGTTCTTCTAATTATTTTACCTCTCTTTCGTGAATCTAAGCCCTGAAacgattccttaaaaaattccctgtattTCTCACTTGCTGTCATCTCACGTATCCCCACCCTTCGTTTCCTAAACCTTTTTATTATCTTCTACACCTACTCTTCTGTCTGAACACTCTTTAACTCGTCTCGCAGATCTTTCTCCTTTCCTTCTGTTTCTTTTCACACATCAATCTAAACTCCTTCTTCATTTGCTCGTACTGCTTCCTTTTCGCAGTTCCTTCTTTTTACTTCTTGTACTTCCTTTTCACctttcttttcatctttttacattccgTATACCAACACGGCTTCACaaatctctttttcttttttctaaataccttcttttacaCACACCTTTGCACTATCTTTTGTCACATCATCCTATACCTCTTTCTCCAACTTCCCTTTGGAGCGCACCTTTCCTAAATGCTTCTGATACCTCGCTATTGCCTCCTTCGTTCAGATCACGCTCTCCCCTATCGACACTTCTTCAACAACCTGCCTTCCGCCGCCTTCCCCTTTTATACACAATCTTAATGGTTGATGGTCTGATTCAaacctcccttccactgcgaatttcacTAGTTCCTAAATCCTTTTCACTATATCTCTTTTTTATAATGTCACAAACTTGCATAGGAGAGGTTGTATAGTGGAGCCTTCACCTATACCCCTCCCTCCTCGGGCAGCCTTGAGTCTGTTTTCTCCCACTCTTTTCTCTCTATTCACGTCTCTATCAGTCCcacaatatcaaatttttagacATATCTTAAGAAATCCATATGTTATTATTTATCTCTGCTACATTGCAGCCCTGTCGTTAAACTTTTTCTGTATTTCCCTTTTCTTCCGCGTAAAGTAGTGGTCGTTGAAAACTCCCGCATgcttaatcctatttttattttgcattaaccCCAACTTGACTTCCGACCTCTCCAAATTCACGAGGCTCACTTCATTCCCTTTTTTCCTGCAGCCTACATTTAACTGCGTTTCCCTTACCTCCCTCCCCATGTtgtgtagaagctttttaaaccCTCTATTTCTTACTTCCCTTTTAGCTTCAACCCTCTTATCACAATATTGTTTCTCCTTTCTGCattctcttttttctctattctcACATTCATTTTCCTTATCCTTTCTCAAGCTTCtacctccttctttttgttctaatGCTCTCCTACTTTTTCTTCCATCATGGGCTCAACAGTCTTCCAGATCCCTTTCTGCTCGTCTTCCCTTCTGCCACCTATTTCCCTCCCTGCCTTTCCTCTATCTTCTCTAGCCTTTTTTCTGTTCTTTTCTTTCACATCATAATTTCTTCTTCTGTTTTATcgcattttctttttcattttttatcgaaacCTCTTCTCTCTCTCTAACCCTTCTCCTTTCCCCCTTAGCTTTTTCATCTGCTTTTCCCATTTAGCGTCCCTTATCATCATGTCCTTTCGGATACCTTCCATCTTCTGTTTAGTTTTCCTCGCGTCTTCTCTTTATCCTCTAATCTCACGTATTAGCATCCGCAGTTCCTCCTATTTTGAATGCCCTTCCATTTTTTGGGTTGATCACCTGCATATCCTATTGCTACTCTTGAAATGACTCTCTACAGCGCTTTTCTCCGGGCTCTCTTGACTGTCTCTCTTCCGCTTCTGCAACAAGAGACCTTCCCCCTCACTTGCGTTAGGCTCTCTATCGCTCGCTTTTACTTTTGCTTCGTCCCAGTGCAATTGTTTCTTCTTCCTACTGTTGCAGCTTGACCCCGGAGCAGGCGTTGCTACCCAAAGTGGCGTGTCCCTCCACGTCTATGCCACTATTTGCACTCTCGACAACCACCTTCAGCTCTGTCCCACCCTGCTATATCGTCGGTAACGGAGAATTTTCCATGAAGAACCTACCGCAGCCGACAGATGTCTCTGAAATCTGTTGCCGCCTAttgcattatattttaatttattttcttttttgcccCTTTAATAGATCTTGTAGACAGAGTTTCCTTTCCCTCAATATCCTTTAACTATAAGAGAACCACCCTTGACTTTCTCGAAAATCTAAAACTACTGTCAACAACTTTGCCTGAATCCTTGAAAACCTAACCTCGCTTTTCCTATTTTAACAAACGCTACCTCGCCTCCGCGCTAACCTCCACTCTCACTTTCCACACTGGatgtttattatattcatggaaaGTGTCTAAGAATGGTCCTCTTCGATAAAGAAGAGTCACTCGAAGGCTTGCAAACAATGCTGAGTAGACCGAGTACTAGCTTGAAGAATATGTAcattaaaattaacgcaaataaaataaaaaattatgtttctactTTAAAATGGAAATGTTCGACCGATGTATctcgtaaaataaaaattctgacaaAGAAACTCAGTATTCGAAATACATAATTCCTGGCACTTAAGGATgcacactacgtacaatcaatctcaaaagttgccaatcttgcctatctttaaaatgaaggTAAAAAAGAAACATGAACTTATAAAcagaaaattgcaattgtttttaattataaaaaaggtaAGAAACTGCGTATTTGAAACCTCCAACCCCCAATCTGTACCACCCCTCTGTATATGCCTCCAATACTCTTTAAACCTCCTGGGAACCCAAAGCATATTTGTGCAAAATTTAGTGCCAATGGTATAGGGCTGAAGTTTCAGACGGCTGACTTCGAAATAGGATTaatcaaatttcacatttttaaatatcatatttttaatgctattttctagtggaaagaaaataaaaaataaaatgaaaaatcgtaTATCCGGACGTAGGTCAAATCCGAataaacgttgccctgaaatcgtgtcaatgcacatataccgTCCACTTTGAAATAGAATTAATAacatattgagaaaaaaaatgagtgTGAAACTGTCTGTTTCAGACGTCTTAAACTTCAGTCGTATGCCGATTGGCAAAAACTGTGGAATTTCATTAGCAGCATACGTTTGAGGCcagttgattttatatatttaaaaaaacatttggtgATTGTCTAAATAACGAATCTTATATCCTCGacaattttgtaatttcgaaaatttactaattcgaatttttttcgtgaatataACAGAATCTGTAAtcttattttttcggatttatcAGTCGCTTCatctttcttataaaaaaaaaacgtctgaAATAATCATTCTCAAATTTAAAGTCGAACATGTGTTCATTTGATATACGAATGAAGGCTATGACATTGATCTTCTGTACTATCTGTAAAAAGATTATGATAAGGCCCGATATTTCTCAGATGGAATATTTATACATAAGGGTTATCACTCTGAAACATTTTGCAAACACAGCAAACAAATATTATCCAATTATGATAAAAAAgtgtgtttgaaaaaaatagaatttactatATACACTCTTAAagttctttggaattttaaaaaatcttaaggaatccaaggaattcatgaaaatcaaggaatttgtgaaattcatggaactaaaggaatttacaaaattgatagaattcataaaattcaaggcgTTAATGGAACTCAAGGAATACAAGGAATTGagggaattcgtgaaattcgtagaatttacggaatttaaggaaatcatgaaattcatggaatttaaggaatttatgaaatcacggaattaaaggaattaaagaaattcaagaaattgaccgaaattatggaattcacttgatttacggaattcaccgaattcatcaatttatggaattcacgaaattgtggaatttatggaattcacagaatttacgcaATATATGGAATTGACAGAAAAGTCTTAGTttagggaattcacggaattcatgcaattcatagAAGTCACGGAATgcaagaaattcgtggaattgactGTAATTACGCATTTTtcggaattaacagaattcatgaaacgctaattatttacggaattcatgccATTCGCTGAATCCACGCAATTCATGCAATTCttggaattcacataattcagggaattttgggaattcgaaaaattcatggaaatgaaggaatttactaaatttatgtaatttccgAAATTCCTGTAATTCTagtaatttttggaattcacggaagtcgcggaattcaagaaatgcatgGAATTCCCAAAATTTATGAGATTGatgaaattcactaaattcatggaatttaagaaatccaaggaattcatgaCAATCAccgaattttcgaaattcctggaattaaaggaatttgcaaaattgatagaattcaaggaatttatgaaatcaaggaattcaaggacttcacgaaattaaagaaattcaagaaaattgtcaTGCAATTCGctgaattcacgtaattcatgcAATTGGCgaaattaacataattcaaagaattagggaaattcgcagaattcatggaaatgaaggaattcacgaaattaatgacATTTCCGGAATTCCTAGGattccagaaattttttgaattcgtggaattcacgggattcgcggaattcctaaaatttatgaGATTCgtggaaattcatggaattcccggAATTCTTGGAAGTCCGTGAATTCTATACATTCCGTCCATTCCGTGATTTAATTgtatttcattaactttttggGTTTCATGAATGcatttaatttcgtgaatttcatgaatacatAGAAattcgcgaattccatgaatttcttgaattttgtgaatatcgtgaattctatgaatcccttgaattttgtgaatatcgtgaattccatgaattccttgaatttcacaaattccatgaattccttgaatttcacaaattccatgaattccgtgaaataaataaattcgacgATTTATACTGATTCCGTGAtgtccatgaattccgtaaatttctttaatttaatgaattccttgacttccttaaattctctggattcgatgaattccgtaaattgcttGAATTCGCGTGAATAGCATGTattataaaaatgactttttaatatcAGAACGTttcttttcaataataattttttaatattatagaaaAGAATATAATAGAATACAATATAATATCAACTATACCATACAATAGAATAGAATAACATAGAATGGGATAGCATAGAATACAATAGAATAcaatagaaaaaagtaaatacaatacaatacactGCAATACAATCCAATACAATGCAATACagtataatacaatataatacaataacATGCCTTAAAAATTGACCTCACTTACTTGACCTGAGCGGTCGTGAACCTTCAAACGGCCGCCAGGTCAGGGTCATCCGGAACACATGACCTTAGTgcatattttaacgtaaaatgtTCCTTTCTTTCGATTTCCGATGTCGAAAAGGgacatttacattaaaataaaatttgaccttgaaacaaCCATGAAGGTCACCTcgaaggtcaaaataaaggtcaccatgaggtttcttgttaaaagttactACGGGAATGACCTTGACATTTGTGAAAAAAAGCTCACACACCATACgaaagaatagaatagaataggatagaatataatacaatataatacaatataatacaataCAACACAATGCCAAACTATTCTACaacatagaatagaatagaacagGGGAGAGTAAAGCTAATTGAAAAGAATAGAATTGAATAGAATACAATAGCATAAAATAGAAGAGAATGGAATAGGTTAGAATAGGattgaatataata comes from Belonocnema kinseyi isolate 2016_QV_RU_SX_M_011 chromosome 5, B_treatae_v1, whole genome shotgun sequence and encodes:
- the LOC117172836 gene encoding general odorant-binding protein 56a-like isoform X1 is translated as MKTFVAILGICIVGILAEVTDEEKAKLFEPDEKTCMKQTGIDEGMLEKLLKEKNMDQNNKKLSCFVACMSKTIGWMNADGSINESKLIVRGGVDKQRAVMMRNKCKVMKGANDCETAWKVINCMYEEDKLL
- the LOC117172836 gene encoding general odorant-binding protein 56a-like isoform X2 is translated as MKTFVAILGICIAEVTDEEKAKLFEPDEKTCMKQTGIDEGMLEKLLKEKNMDQNNKKLSCFVACMSKTIGWMNADGSINESKLIVRGGVDKQRAVMMRNKCKVMKGANDCETAWKVINCMYEEDKLL